From Armatimonadota bacterium:
CTTGGTTTGGCCGCACTTGGCGTGGCCATCGGTCTTGGAATGATCGGCAACGCAGCTATGGCTGGCATGAGCCGACAACCAGAAGCTATCGGCAAATTGCAGACCG
This genomic window contains:
- a CDS encoding ATP synthase F0 subunit C — translated: MSMVPLALGLAALGVAIGLGMIGNAAMAGMSRQPEAIGKLQTAMLIALAFVELVFLLTVFVGLGSVK